The Exiguobacterium acetylicum genome includes a window with the following:
- the rseP gene encoding RIP metalloprotease RseP, producing the protein MTTFISIVLMFGVLVAVHEWGHLVMAKRAGILCREFAIGFGPKIFSVFKNETLYTVRLLPIGGYVKMAGEEPELVEIKSGQTVGLQLKDGVIETIYFDADQPQVDQVVTVERIDLLRQLELVGLQDETSVRYPVSPTAFLVEGQTRTQIAPYDRTFGSKSVWKRVLAIAAGPFMNFVLAFVILFGLALYNGSPTGESVIGTVQKGSPADQAGLVEGDRIVSVNGQDTAKWTDLRAGFQDRAGKATEVKYERDGKETTTEITPKVQQQGEQKVGIIGVTNETEKSFGTALQTGVSETWRMSTLIVGAVGDLVTGVVGVDQLSGPVGIVKMTDQVADSGFSMLLTWTALLSVNLAVFNLLPLPALDGGRLLFLFLEALRGKPVDPQKEGLVHFVGFALLMLLMLVVTWNDIQKFF; encoded by the coding sequence ATGACGACCTTTATTTCAATCGTACTGATGTTCGGTGTACTCGTCGCCGTCCATGAATGGGGTCATCTCGTAATGGCGAAGCGGGCAGGTATTCTCTGTCGGGAATTCGCGATTGGATTTGGACCGAAGATTTTTTCAGTGTTTAAGAATGAGACGTTGTATACCGTACGTCTATTGCCAATTGGTGGTTACGTCAAAATGGCGGGGGAAGAACCTGAACTCGTTGAAATCAAGTCAGGTCAAACTGTCGGATTACAGTTAAAAGATGGTGTCATCGAGACGATTTATTTCGATGCGGATCAGCCACAAGTCGACCAAGTCGTCACTGTCGAACGAATTGACCTACTGCGTCAGCTCGAACTCGTTGGGTTACAGGACGAGACATCGGTTCGCTATCCTGTCTCACCAACAGCATTTCTCGTTGAAGGTCAGACGCGGACACAAATCGCACCGTACGATCGTACATTTGGATCGAAATCCGTATGGAAACGCGTCCTTGCTATCGCTGCAGGACCATTCATGAACTTCGTTCTCGCGTTCGTCATTCTATTCGGTCTGGCACTATATAACGGTTCTCCGACAGGGGAAAGCGTGATTGGAACAGTACAAAAAGGTTCACCTGCTGATCAAGCAGGACTTGTTGAAGGTGACCGGATTGTCTCGGTCAACGGACAGGATACAGCAAAATGGACGGATTTACGTGCTGGATTCCAAGACCGTGCTGGGAAAGCGACAGAAGTAAAATATGAGCGTGATGGGAAAGAAACGACAACTGAAATCACGCCTAAAGTGCAACAACAAGGAGAACAAAAAGTCGGCATCATCGGTGTCACGAATGAGACAGAAAAATCATTCGGAACGGCGCTCCAAACCGGTGTCTCTGAAACATGGCGGATGTCGACACTTATCGTTGGTGCCGTCGGAGATCTCGTGACTGGTGTCGTTGGTGTCGATCAGTTATCAGGGCCAGTCGGAATCGTCAAAATGACTGATCAGGTCGCAGATAGTGGGTTCTCGATGCTATTGACATGGACGGCACTGTTGTCCGTCAACTTAGCGGTCTTTAACTTGTTACCACTCCCAGCTCTTGACGGAGGACGATTGCTGTTCCTCTTCCTTGAAGCTTTACGCGGAAAACCGGTCGATCCTCAAAAAGAAGGATTGGTTCACTTCGTCGGTTTTGCGCTCTTAATGTTACTCATGCTCGTCGTCACTTGGAACGACATTCAAAAGTTCTTTTAA
- a CDS encoding 1-deoxy-D-xylulose-5-phosphate reductoisomerase, giving the protein MKKISIIGGTGSIGTQTLDVIAANPDLFELTSFAFGRNTTVAVPWLNRLQPMLVGVQDETTRQELERHLTYKPTIVIGAEGLLEIVTHPEVDTVITAVVGAVGLRPTLAAIEAGKTIGLANKETLVTAGHLVMKLAREKNVTILPVDSEHAAIFQCLNGERREDVRQIILTASGGSFRDQSREELADVTVEQALAHPNWSMGAKITIDSATMMNKGFEVIEAHWLFDVDYTDIDVVIHRESIIHSMVEFNDGAVMAQLGMPDMREPIQYALTYPSRLEIQGGERLNLKEIGRLHFADASFERYPLLRLAFEAGQAGGSMPSVLNAANEQAVDRFLKGDIRFLEIEASVEAALQAHDLIEEPSLDQILAADRWAREFVSSLTFAN; this is encoded by the coding sequence ATGAAGAAAATCAGTATCATCGGCGGGACAGGATCGATTGGTACGCAAACGCTTGACGTCATTGCGGCTAATCCTGATCTTTTTGAATTGACGAGTTTCGCATTTGGACGTAATACGACGGTTGCTGTACCATGGTTGAACCGTTTGCAACCGATGCTTGTTGGCGTTCAAGATGAAACGACCCGGCAAGAACTTGAACGTCATTTAACATACAAGCCAACGATCGTTATTGGCGCAGAAGGGCTGCTTGAGATCGTGACGCATCCAGAAGTCGATACGGTCATTACGGCGGTCGTCGGAGCCGTTGGACTACGTCCGACGCTTGCAGCGATTGAGGCAGGTAAAACGATTGGTCTAGCAAATAAAGAAACACTCGTCACGGCAGGGCACCTTGTCATGAAGCTCGCGCGCGAAAAAAACGTAACGATTTTACCAGTCGATAGTGAGCATGCTGCGATTTTCCAATGCTTGAACGGGGAACGACGTGAGGATGTCCGTCAAATCATCTTGACGGCGTCAGGCGGGAGCTTCCGCGATCAATCACGTGAAGAACTGGCAGACGTGACGGTCGAACAAGCACTAGCGCATCCGAACTGGTCGATGGGTGCAAAAATCACGATTGATTCCGCGACGATGATGAACAAAGGGTTCGAAGTCATTGAAGCGCATTGGTTATTTGATGTCGACTATACGGATATTGATGTCGTCATCCACCGGGAATCCATCATTCACTCGATGGTTGAGTTCAACGATGGGGCAGTCATGGCTCAGCTTGGCATGCCAGACATGCGGGAGCCGATTCAGTACGCTCTTACATATCCGTCTCGCCTTGAAATCCAAGGGGGAGAACGGTTAAACTTAAAGGAAATCGGACGCTTACACTTTGCTGATGCTTCATTCGAGCGCTATCCGTTGTTACGACTTGCTTTTGAAGCGGGTCAAGCCGGTGGTTCGATGCCATCAGTACTCAATGCTGCGAACGAACAAGCAGTGGACCGTTTTTTAAAAGGGGACATTCGCTTTTTAGAAATCGAAGCGAGCGTTGAGGCGGCGCTTCAAGCTCACGACCTTATCGAGGAGCCATCCTTGGATCAAATCCTTGCGGCCGATCGATGGGCGCGTGAGTTCGTATCGTCTCTTACATTCGCTAACTAA
- a CDS encoding phosphatidate cytidylyltransferase: MKTRIITGIWAGAIFLALLYIGGLPFLAFMAILTILGYTELVRMRQWSGSRIPRILFGIGTLLPFVGIYEEAVDRTLPIGLSPIAWAMIILLIGLFWNVFSKNVFTFDDVAFLLLTAVYVGVGFASFAYIRLLEHGLTWSLLIILLIWFTDSGAYFVGKRFGKSKLWPSISPNKTIEGAVGGVLLAILLGVVFESIEPTVGFGKVILLAIIVAVVGQLGDLVQSAYKRHYGVKDSGTLLPGHGGILDRFDSMMIVFTVLVVLDIFA, translated from the coding sequence ATGAAAACTCGAATTATCACAGGGATATGGGCAGGCGCCATCTTTTTGGCGCTTCTGTACATCGGTGGACTTCCCTTTTTAGCGTTTATGGCAATACTGACGATTCTCGGTTACACCGAGCTCGTTCGGATGCGGCAATGGAGCGGCTCACGGATTCCACGGATTTTATTCGGGATCGGTACGTTATTACCATTCGTCGGTATCTACGAAGAGGCAGTTGATCGGACACTCCCAATCGGACTTTCACCAATCGCTTGGGCAATGATCATCTTATTGATCGGTCTCTTTTGGAATGTGTTCTCGAAAAATGTCTTTACGTTCGATGATGTTGCCTTTTTATTGCTGACTGCCGTTTATGTCGGTGTCGGCTTTGCATCATTCGCGTATATTCGTTTACTTGAACATGGATTAACGTGGTCACTGTTGATCATTCTCTTAATCTGGTTTACGGATTCGGGAGCATACTTCGTCGGGAAACGATTCGGTAAGAGCAAATTATGGCCATCGATCAGCCCGAACAAAACGATCGAAGGCGCCGTCGGTGGCGTATTGCTTGCCATCTTACTCGGTGTCGTGTTCGAGAGTATCGAACCGACAGTTGGTTTTGGAAAAGTCATACTACTTGCTATCATCGTTGCCGTTGTTGGTCAACTTGGTGATTTGGTCCAGTCAGCCTATAAACGCCATTATGGTGTAAAGGATTCTGGAACGTTGCTACCAGGTCATGGCGGTATTTTAGATCGGTTCGACAGCATGATGATCGTCTTTACGGTTCTCGTCGTACTCGATATCTTTGCTTGA
- a CDS encoding isoprenyl transferase, giving the protein MFQWLNQTKETETYERVPEHVAIIMDGNGRWAQKRGLPRIMGHREGMKSIREVVRVANELGIKSLTLYAFSTENWTRPEEEVSFLMKLPAQFLESDLKELDAQNVKVEVAGEVSRLPHFTREAVEQAKLDTQHNTGLRLIFALNYGGRDELVQVMQKLGAQVQAGSLSPDAITPETIERELMTGSVTDVDFVIRTSGEQRLSNFLLWQAAYAEFYFTDVLWPEFRRDAFLAAIEDYNQRTRRFGGV; this is encoded by the coding sequence ATGTTTCAATGGTTGAATCAGACGAAAGAAACCGAAACCTATGAACGGGTGCCTGAACACGTTGCTATCATCATGGACGGAAACGGTAGATGGGCACAAAAACGCGGACTTCCGCGTATCATGGGACATCGCGAAGGTATGAAATCAATTCGTGAAGTCGTTCGGGTTGCAAATGAACTCGGCATTAAGAGTTTGACGTTATATGCCTTCTCGACGGAAAATTGGACGCGCCCAGAAGAAGAAGTGAGTTTTCTAATGAAGCTACCGGCACAATTTTTAGAGTCGGATTTAAAAGAGCTCGATGCGCAAAATGTCAAGGTCGAGGTAGCAGGAGAAGTATCACGCCTCCCTCATTTCACGCGCGAGGCAGTTGAACAAGCGAAACTGGATACGCAACACAATACAGGACTTCGTCTGATTTTCGCTCTGAATTATGGAGGACGCGATGAGCTCGTTCAAGTCATGCAAAAACTGGGCGCCCAAGTCCAGGCAGGATCATTGTCACCGGATGCGATTACACCGGAGACGATCGAGCGCGAGTTAATGACAGGATCCGTAACCGATGTCGATTTCGTCATTCGGACGAGTGGAGAACAGCGGTTATCGAACTTCTTACTCTGGCAAGCAGCGTATGCAGAGTTTTATTTTACAGATGTCTTGTGGCCAGAGTTTCGTCGAGATGCTTTCTTGGCAGCAATCGAAGACTATAATCAACGGACACGCCGGTTCGGCGGCGTCTGA
- the frr gene encoding ribosome recycling factor, with amino-acid sequence MSKEILKQAEERMEKAHLSLKKELATLRAGRANVAILDPVQVEYYGSPTPLNQVANVNTPEARLILITPWDKSMVSEIEKAIQRADLGLAPSSDGTVIRLAIPPLTEERRKELVKLVKKYTEEGKVALRNIRRDTNEQLKKQEKDGALTEDDLRGYTEDVQTLTDKFVKQLDQTATEKEQEIMEV; translated from the coding sequence ATGTCAAAAGAAATCTTAAAACAAGCCGAAGAACGGATGGAAAAAGCACATCTTTCACTTAAGAAGGAACTTGCGACACTTCGTGCAGGGCGTGCAAACGTTGCGATTTTAGATCCTGTTCAAGTCGAATACTACGGTTCGCCAACACCACTCAATCAAGTGGCGAACGTCAACACACCAGAAGCACGTTTGATTTTGATCACTCCTTGGGATAAATCGATGGTCAGCGAGATTGAAAAAGCAATTCAACGTGCTGATCTTGGTCTTGCACCGTCATCTGATGGTACGGTCATCCGTCTGGCGATTCCGCCACTAACGGAAGAGCGCCGGAAGGAACTCGTCAAACTCGTCAAGAAGTATACGGAAGAAGGTAAAGTTGCCCTCCGTAACATTCGTCGTGATACGAACGAGCAGTTAAAGAAACAAGAAAAAGATGGTGCATTGACAGAAGATGATCTGCGTGGATACACAGAAGATGTTCAGACGTTGACAGACAAGTTCGTCAAACAACTTGATCAGACGGCAACGGAAAAAGAACAAGAAATCATGGAAGTATGA
- the pyrH gene encoding UMP kinase — protein sequence MQPKYNRIVLKLSGEALAGDQGFGINPVIVKSISEQIRELVELNVEVAVVVGAGNIWRGKTGAELGMDRANADYMGMLATVMNSLALQDSLEDVGVETRVQTSIEMRQVAEPYIRRRAMRHLEKGRVVIFAAGTGNPYFSTDTTAALRAAEIEAEVILMAKNNVDGVYSADPNVDPEAKKFETLSYLDVLKDGLQVMDSTATSLCMDNDIPLIVFSLMEEGNIKRVVIGDEIGTIVRGK from the coding sequence ATGCAACCGAAATATAACCGGATTGTGTTAAAATTGAGCGGAGAAGCGCTCGCAGGAGATCAAGGGTTTGGGATCAATCCTGTCATCGTCAAATCTATCTCGGAACAGATTCGCGAATTAGTTGAACTGAACGTTGAAGTAGCGGTCGTCGTCGGAGCTGGAAACATTTGGCGTGGCAAAACAGGTGCAGAACTTGGGATGGACCGGGCCAACGCCGATTATATGGGGATGCTAGCGACAGTCATGAACTCGCTTGCGCTTCAAGACAGTTTAGAAGACGTAGGTGTCGAGACACGCGTTCAAACATCGATCGAAATGCGCCAAGTAGCAGAACCTTATATCCGCCGCCGTGCGATGCGTCATCTTGAAAAGGGACGCGTTGTCATCTTTGCAGCAGGAACAGGGAACCCATACTTCTCGACTGATACGACGGCTGCCCTTCGTGCAGCAGAAATCGAAGCAGAGGTCATCTTGATGGCGAAGAACAACGTCGATGGTGTGTACTCAGCTGACCCGAACGTTGATCCAGAAGCGAAGAAATTCGAAACGCTCTCTTACTTGGATGTCTTAAAAGATGGACTTCAAGTCATGGATTCTACAGCAACATCACTTTGTATGGACAATGACATCCCGCTCATCGTCTTCTCGTTGATGGAAGAAGGCAACATCAAACGCGTCGTCATCGGTGACGAAATCGGGACAATCGTAAGGGGGAAATAA
- the tsf gene encoding translation elongation factor Ts, which produces MAITAAMVKELREKTGAGMLDCKKALVETDGDMNAAVDFLREKGIAKAAAKGDRIAAEGLTAVAVDGNKAALVEINSETDFVAKNERFQTLVQNIADAVLRNGSETAEAALASEYEAGKTIDTYISEEASTIGEKISLRRVALFTKADDAAFGSYLHMGGRIGSVVVIEGTTDETVAKDVAMHIAAARPLYVDRTSVTEEEKAREEKVLTEQALNEGKPANIVEKMIVGRMNKFFEEICLVDQTFVKDPDFKVGKYVESKGGKVVSFVRFEVGEGMEKREENFAEEVMNQLKK; this is translated from the coding sequence ATGGCTATTACAGCAGCAATGGTTAAAGAACTTCGTGAAAAAACAGGTGCAGGAATGCTCGACTGCAAAAAAGCACTCGTTGAAACTGACGGTGACATGAACGCAGCAGTAGATTTCTTGCGTGAAAAAGGGATCGCTAAAGCAGCGGCAAAAGGCGATCGTATCGCAGCTGAAGGATTGACTGCAGTTGCAGTTGACGGAAACAAAGCAGCACTCGTCGAAATCAACTCAGAAACAGACTTCGTCGCGAAAAACGAACGTTTCCAAACACTCGTTCAAAACATCGCGGATGCGGTTCTTCGTAACGGTTCTGAGACTGCTGAAGCAGCTCTCGCTTCTGAATACGAAGCAGGTAAAACAATCGATACGTACATTTCAGAAGAAGCTTCTACAATCGGAGAGAAAATCTCACTCCGTCGCGTAGCGCTCTTCACAAAAGCAGATGACGCAGCATTCGGTTCTTACCTCCACATGGGTGGACGCATCGGTTCAGTCGTCGTTATCGAAGGTACGACAGACGAAACAGTTGCAAAAGACGTTGCAATGCACATCGCAGCAGCTCGTCCACTTTACGTTGACCGCACTTCTGTCACAGAAGAAGAAAAAGCACGTGAAGAAAAAGTCCTTACTGAGCAAGCATTGAACGAAGGAAAACCAGCTAACATCGTTGAAAAAATGATCGTTGGTCGTATGAACAAGTTCTTCGAGGAAATCTGCCTCGTCGATCAAACGTTCGTTAAGGATCCAGACTTCAAAGTTGGTAAATACGTAGAATCTAAAGGCGGTAAAGTCGTGTCATTCGTACGCTTCGAAGTTGGAGAAGGTATGGAAAAACGCGAAGAGAACTTCGCTGAAGAAGTTATGAACCAACTTAAAAAATAA
- the rpsB gene encoding 30S ribosomal protein S2, protein MAVISMKQLLEAGVHFGHQTRRWNPKMAKYIFTERNGIYIIDLQKTVKKVDEAYNFIREVASEGGNVLFVGTKKQAQDTVKEEAIRAGQYFINERWLGGTLTNFSTIKKRINRLKQLEKMEENGTFEVLPKKEVIILKKEMTRLEKFLGGIKDMPGVPDALFIVDPRKERIAIAEAHKLNIPIVAIVDTNCDPDEIDYVIPANDDAIRAVKLLTGKMADAILEVKQGEDNVAPETTEEVVADAE, encoded by the coding sequence ATGGCAGTAATCTCGATGAAACAATTGTTAGAAGCTGGTGTACACTTCGGTCACCAAACACGCCGTTGGAACCCAAAAATGGCAAAATACATCTTCACAGAACGGAACGGAATCTACATCATCGACCTTCAAAAAACGGTCAAAAAAGTAGACGAAGCATATAACTTCATCCGTGAAGTAGCGTCTGAAGGCGGAAACGTTCTTTTCGTTGGTACGAAAAAACAAGCTCAAGACACTGTGAAAGAAGAAGCGATCCGTGCAGGTCAATACTTCATCAACGAACGTTGGTTGGGTGGAACTCTCACGAACTTCTCTACAATCAAAAAACGTATCAACCGTTTGAAACAACTCGAAAAAATGGAAGAGAACGGTACATTCGAAGTTCTTCCTAAAAAAGAAGTCATCATTCTTAAAAAAGAAATGACTCGTCTTGAGAAATTCCTCGGCGGTATCAAAGATATGCCAGGCGTTCCGGATGCACTCTTCATCGTTGACCCACGCAAAGAGCGTATCGCGATTGCAGAAGCACATAAACTCAACATCCCAATCGTTGCGATTGTTGATACTAACTGTGATCCAGACGAAATCGACTACGTCATCCCAGCGAACGACGATGCGATCCGTGCAGTCAAATTGCTCACTGGTAAAATGGCTGACGCAATCCTCGAAGTTAAACAAGGCGAAGATAACGTAGCACCTGAAACTACTGAAGAAGTAGTAGCAGACGCTGAGTAA
- a CDS encoding FliA/WhiG family RNA polymerase sigma factor, with protein sequence MREELQQLWDRWLTTRDIAVADLLLHNYEPLVQYHVQRLSATLPKSVDRDELKSLGMMGLYDALQKFDQNHNNKFDTYAAFRIRGAILDGLRKIDWLPRSLREKAKRVEAAVEILEQSLQRTPTLDEVSSIVDMTPDEVKGALAESYFANVLSIDEAVTLQDEGKAMTVSYLDPDTATPEDMLLMRELIAKLAEEVEGLSEKEQLVVSLFYYEELTLTEIGEVLGLSTSRISQIHSKALRKLKNALGSAYLADRVAM encoded by the coding sequence ATGCGTGAGGAATTACAACAACTTTGGGATCGATGGCTGACCACTCGCGATATTGCGGTGGCTGACCTGTTACTTCACAATTATGAACCACTTGTTCAATACCATGTTCAGCGCTTAAGTGCGACATTACCTAAAAGTGTCGACCGAGACGAGTTAAAAAGTTTAGGGATGATGGGATTGTACGATGCGCTTCAAAAATTCGATCAAAATCATAATAATAAATTCGACACGTATGCCGCCTTTCGGATTCGAGGAGCCATTTTGGATGGACTTCGTAAAATCGATTGGTTACCACGTTCGTTACGGGAAAAAGCAAAACGGGTCGAGGCAGCAGTCGAGATCCTAGAACAATCCTTGCAACGGACACCGACGTTAGACGAAGTTTCTTCCATCGTCGATATGACGCCAGACGAGGTCAAGGGTGCACTAGCAGAAAGTTATTTTGCGAATGTATTATCGATTGATGAAGCAGTCACGTTACAGGATGAGGGGAAAGCGATGACCGTCTCCTATCTTGATCCAGATACTGCTACTCCGGAAGATATGTTGTTGATGCGTGAATTAATTGCTAAACTGGCGGAGGAAGTAGAAGGACTGTCGGAAAAGGAACAACTCGTCGTTTCGTTATTTTATTATGAGGAATTGACATTGACTGAAATTGGTGAAGTCCTTGGACTATCCACGTCTCGTATTTCACAAATCCATTCAAAAGCACTTCGTAAGTTGAAAAACGCGCTCGGAAGTGCCTACTTAGCAGATCGTGTCGCCATGTGA
- a CDS encoding chemotaxis protein CheD has translation MDEIVRIGIAEYAISKHPVILRTAGLGSCVGVVIYDQERGLSSMAHVMLPDSAISRNQALEVGKFADTAILEVARQLRASGAIRLRAKIAGGAQMFQFKYEHESMRIGERNIAAVKTMLQQVKIPLVAEDVGGTNGRTIEFHSQSGRLVIRTVNVGTLEI, from the coding sequence ATGGATGAAATCGTACGGATTGGCATTGCGGAATATGCCATCAGTAAACACCCCGTCATTTTACGGACAGCAGGACTCGGATCGTGTGTAGGCGTCGTCATTTACGATCAAGAACGAGGGTTATCGAGCATGGCGCACGTCATGTTGCCCGATTCAGCGATTAGTCGAAATCAGGCGCTTGAAGTCGGGAAGTTTGCCGATACAGCAATTTTAGAAGTAGCCCGTCAACTACGAGCAAGCGGAGCAATTCGCTTACGTGCGAAGATTGCTGGCGGTGCTCAAATGTTTCAATTTAAGTATGAGCATGAATCGATGCGGATTGGCGAACGTAACATCGCTGCCGTCAAAACCATGCTACAACAAGTCAAAATTCCACTCGTTGCTGAAGATGTTGGCGGCACGAATGGACGAACGATCGAGTTCCACTCACAATCAGGGCGTCTCGTCATCCGGACGGTGAATGTCGGGACGCTGGAAATCTAG
- a CDS encoding chemotaxis protein CheC, translated as MLNPNERDILREVGNIGAGHAATALSTLLGQPIEIEVPSAELEDFSTIIERSGGAETYTAGALLRFSGDIQATLLFLMPLRDAEKLVSQLMQTEFHFFSDSHEMGVSAWEEIGNILIGAYARSISDWLDLSLHVSVPASAFDMVGALLEVALLESTTPGNMAVYIDTHLSSAGNDLTGYLLLLPEANAFQTVFERLGVDMNG; from the coding sequence ATGCTTAATCCAAATGAACGGGATATTTTACGGGAAGTCGGAAACATTGGAGCCGGTCACGCTGCGACAGCACTCTCCACCTTACTCGGACAACCGATCGAGATCGAAGTACCTTCCGCTGAGCTTGAGGATTTTTCTACGATCATCGAGCGAAGTGGAGGAGCGGAGACGTATACAGCAGGTGCGCTATTGCGTTTTTCTGGAGATATTCAAGCGACGTTACTTTTTTTAATGCCACTTCGTGATGCAGAGAAGCTGGTTAGCCAGTTGATGCAGACGGAATTCCACTTTTTTTCCGATTCCCACGAAATGGGGGTTTCCGCTTGGGAAGAAATTGGGAATATTTTGATAGGGGCGTACGCGCGCTCCATATCGGATTGGCTCGATTTATCCCTTCACGTCAGTGTACCTGCTTCGGCATTTGACATGGTCGGTGCATTACTTGAAGTAGCCTTGCTAGAATCGACGACACCAGGAAATATGGCTGTCTATATCGATACGCATCTGTCTAGTGCGGGAAACGATTTGACCGGATACTTACTCCTGTTGCCTGAAGCTAATGCTTTTCAGACCGTCTTCGAACGATTGGGTGTGGACATGAATGGATGA
- a CDS encoding chemotaxis protein CheW, producing MEQKWVVFQLEDNAYGIDVQSVRSIERLIPITRIPNAASYVKGVINLRGVVTPVIDLRARLGFETMEETEETRIIIATLEHGDAGFIVDRANEVVESTDVRIEPLSEQKQEDASYLTAVAKGDQQLFSLIEPNRLFEDIVHA from the coding sequence ATGGAACAAAAATGGGTTGTTTTTCAATTAGAAGATAATGCATATGGTATCGATGTACAGTCTGTTCGTTCAATCGAACGACTCATCCCGATCACACGGATTCCGAACGCTGCCTCTTATGTCAAAGGGGTCATTAATTTGCGTGGTGTCGTCACTCCCGTAATTGATCTACGTGCTCGTCTTGGATTCGAGACGATGGAGGAGACGGAAGAGACACGCATCATCATTGCCACTTTGGAGCACGGAGATGCGGGGTTCATCGTCGACCGTGCAAATGAAGTCGTCGAATCAACTGATGTTCGCATCGAGCCGCTCAGTGAGCAAAAGCAGGAGGATGCCTCATATTTGACTGCGGTCGCAAAAGGCGATCAGCAATTGTTTTCGCTGATTGAACCGAATCGTCTATTTGAGGACATCGTACATGCTTAA